Sequence from the Camarhynchus parvulus chromosome 1, STF_HiC, whole genome shotgun sequence genome:
AAATTCCTGAGCTTGTTACAGTACTGCCATTGTTTAAGAACTTCCTGCACTTGACAACTTACCTTTGTTGGATTTTGGTAGTTCACATGAGCCGCTTCCAATCTTTCGCTTTTTCCTCGAAACAGATGAATTTTTCCTGTCAAAGGTAATAGGACTGTATTGAGGAAGGCTGTTGAATTTCTTTGCAAATTCTTCTTCCAATTTTGCTAAGCTAAATGGGAAACAAAACCATTCAAATTAAATGTAACtctttctggagaaaaaaaatatattgtttaaGAGCATGTctgtgtatacacacacacctTTCTAcacagagagaggggaaaatcaGGTAAATTCACACACTGTAAACACCAAACTAGTATATATTAATCCAGCTTTAGAATGAGAATGTACATTTTTGCTTCTGCATTTGTAACAGTGCAAAGGGATTACCTTAGTAGCATAtgttaaaattagaaaaaaaaataatcaatgtCATACTGGTGACATTTAGCTCTGTTTGCTGCACAGATTCGTACAAGAGATTTGTGTGTTCTGTGAGGGGAATGAACAAAGACAGTAAAACCAATAAATAAACCAATGAAATAACTTCACATAAAAGTTCTTACACCAGAACgaaaacagcatttcaaacCAGAAGAAGAATGTCAAACTAATCAATCTTCTGTGGATATTCTGAAACATGAAGCATTGGGGTGGGAATTAGTTTTGTATTTGTTCTGGGTGATTAGATCTTCTCCCCTTGTATTTCATTTGCTGTGAGATGAAAAATGCTACTAGCTTATGCTTTCATGAAAGCCAACACGCCTCATACTGCAGCCTAACCTGAATGACCATCAGCAGATTAACTACAACTCAAGAAATCCACAGACAAGGTATGATTGTTCCTAATagccagaagaaaacaaagcactCAAAAGAGGATGgcacagcatttccagctgtaATGACTACACTGGCTTGCATAAGCACTCTGTTCCTGCAAGTTTTTGCAGCCAGGCAGAAGTAGAAATTGTGTTTTAGTAAAAGGCAAGCACACAGTTAGGCAGGTTATAAATAGCACTGTCAATGATAGAGGAACAATGACATCTTCCACTTGTTTTTAATTCTCCTTGCTATGAAAAACCTCAATTTGACAGAAGTTGGCATGACTGTTGGAAGGATGGCCCTTTATACACTTGGAAGTATCACAAGAAACATGGTACTTCTCTATGCTTTCTGAAGCAGCACTTCAAACAAATTGCATTCTGAAAGTTTTGGTACATATGAAGATAcctcattttttctctctaattaTTACTTCTCTCAGGAAGCAATTTTCCATCTTAAAATACAGCCTTGGCTCTTTGCAGACCAGGTGCATGgtgggatttgtttgtttgtgtacaatggtttattttggttttaaatcacAAAGGTCTCTTACGTCAGTAGTGCTTGGTACTGctacttttttctcttccacacGGATGTTCCCTGACAACCACAAAACCATCTGATTTTCTGCTCTGACTCAGCTTCTCTCCCACTGTCTGTTCCCacctgcctcagctcctgccctgaaggcatgtgaggggctgcagctctaATTGGGAAGACCAAACCTCATTTGACATTGGATGAGCTGCCATCCTTGCTAGTAATTTATAACTTGTGTGACATGCAGGCAGGCAATGGGGAGTGCTGCTATGTCTACGTCAGCgattaattatttaaagaaataaaaaataatccacaCTGTCATGAATTTTAAGAGCCTCTCAGAAGCCTAGTTAGACATGTGTAGCTGAGCTGAGGTGTTCATGCTGCACAGCCTAGTTCTGCCAGGAGATACAGGCAGGTAGAGCCCTGCTTGGCAAAGGAGTGGGGAAAGCACATCTGACCCAGACCATCAGGGAAATATGGGAAGCTACTGATGGGGAAGACAGGACATAGGGAAAATTAAGAAGATGATGTCATTCTAAGGGGGTGAGGACCCTTTCACCAATGCACGTACAAAATGAGGCTGAAATGTGATgctgaagggagcagagggagttAAGTGGAGCAGGCAGAGGTAAAACCAGCTCTTCAAGTAGCCAGAAGATCGGGTAATGCAATGAAAAGGGACACTGGATACCTTCTCCAGCACTTATGCTTCACAAACTCTTAATTCTGTCTTTACAGAGTTCACTAAATAATATCCATTAATGATGCAACTGAATAAAGATGAGAGATTGGAAAATACGTATTTTCTCATCCAGCCAGCTAATGAGGGTAGCGTTGAATGAATTATTTAGACAATTTTCCTAGGTACTctttgaataaataatttacaaCCATTTTTTTATGCTACAAGATGTGATGAGTTTTCCCATCATTATGTGGAAAAATTTTTCAATCTTTcaacttaaaatatttccaaaaccTATACAAATCTCTAAAAATACAAAGTGTTCCATTTTTTCTTAACTAATTTTTCTTGACTATTACAATAAAAAAGACTTGGGGATTCCCACTGATTTAATATCTTTGCTGAAAGTGAGCTGCAATTAGATGTCACATAAACTAGGTTGTGAAAAGGGTACTGCAAACCTGCAAAACCAAACATATTATAATTTTAAGCATGAACCATGGAAAACCTCCcccttttaaatatattttctcatCTGCAAGAATTTGCAAGCATGAATGGCAACCCAGATTTAACTACTACCCCTGCAACTAAATAAATCTGTAATACTCTGACAAAAATCATTACTTGTATactagaaaataattctgtgcaACCTTGCTAAATTTTAATGCATCTATACtcatttattgtttttaagatatatttaatttcatcatGGTAGACATAAACAGTTTAAATATCTTTTCTCTACAACAGAAAAATGACATTATTTATCATAATTATTTGCCAATATAAGAACACTGTTTACTATTCCTCTGTAAGCAATCTCTCCAAGTGGGCAAAGAGATCTATTCTTTCCAGTTTAATCTGGTTTATGATGATTGAACACCTACATAGAACTTTAAACAGTGCTTGCAAAGTACTCTGAAAATCTAAGTAACCCTCTTCACTACTATTTGAGCAGGTAAATACTGTGTGGTTTGTTTAGAACTGAGCAAATAATACCATTCAAATTCACTTACAGTGGTGTAAACCTGGAAAGATCTCAAAGGAATTACTTTGCTATATAAACATCAGGTATTTAGAGCATGACTCAGTTCCACAgggtttttcatttttggaaTTGTAATTATTTGTGTGTTAGAGGCAGATCACTTagctgcagtgagcaggagTCACTCTTAAATTATTAGGCTGACCTaactaaaacatcagtgttAAGCCACAACTTACCCAAAAACAAACTCTTCCTTTGGCTTagtctttttcagttttttgttcCCACTTGTTCCACCTGGGGAAAAGGCCCAGATTTCTTCATTCCAGCATCCTTCATGGTCTGAGGAGTTACCTTTTCCTGAGCTTCTTTTTCCTGtgatgaaggaagaaaatagtTTCTCATCTTTAGAAAAATGTTCCAAAACAAAGTAAATGCAAAAGAAACTTGTGTACCAAGGCAGTACGGCAACTTATGAAGCCTGACATTCTCTAAGGCAgtaacaaaacatttttcattttaaactggCCAATGATGATATTGACAACTATTCTGCATCCCTTCTCCTGTCTTTTCCTGGACTATCTCAAAAGGCAGGATCTCTTAAGGTataaagaagaaagagatgAAGAGATATACAGTAATAAGCTTCCCTAAATTACaaactacttttttcttttctgactgTTCTAATTACACATGTAAATCTACCAGCTGGAAAAATACACTTCCAGACATTTCACTGAAAGCTTCCAGATATTATCTCAGATTTGTCCTTACACAGGATAAAGGGTTCTCACTTACTGCCTACAGCAAATCTAacaaccaaagcaaaaccagaacacaTTTGCTTCTTGCAGGATTGAGAACTATGCTCACAACCACAAGAGTTGTTTATATAGAAACAAGGTAATGGTTTGGGGTTACATACATCACAAGTCCTGCACACACCTACCAGCAGGCTGACAAATTAAACAACAAAGCCTTCAGCCAAGAACTTAAAACTCAGATCACGAAAGACAAAAATAGAGCAGTTAGGAGTCTGTGAGGTAAGCAGGAACACAGATTGCAGGACTTCAAAAGACCTGCCGTGGAACAGGAAGCCCAGCCACTCCACCTGTCCCTAGCATCTCAGGTCGCCAGACACAATATTCCCACTGCACACTGCTCAAACTCCAGCTTAAACatggatttttgcttttcctcccacTCCAGGCAGGCTTTTGCAGTTCATGTTGTAAACAAAACACTCAAAGCCACCCACCTCTGTCCACATTAGCGCGCAGAGATGTGAGCATGCCCTCTGACACCAGAGTTTTATAAAGAGCACCTTTGCAAGATCTCTCCGATTTCCTGGAGCCACAGGTTTCTATCTTTTTAACACAGTCACTGTCCTCAGTTTTGATCTGTTCTGGTAAGCTTTGGGGTACCACCTCCTCTGTTGGGGTCAGCGGTTCCACTTTAATGTTATCTGAAACCTCACATGGTACTTCCTTGCTGGCTTCAATACTAAGGAAATCGGGAGGCTTGGATTCTTTGGTGGTCTCCATTGGTTTCTCCTTTGACGTTTTCTTTTCTTTcgatttcacttttttctttggtGATTTTGTATCCAACATGCTTCCCTTCACATTTGAGACAGGGCGGTTTTTTTTGCGGGGAGTATCCGCAAGTCTCTCAGCACCCCAGTCCCCCTTGGCCACAGCTTCAATTGTGTACATTACACTTTCAATGTCCGACTCGGAGGACTGCCTCTTTTTAcaagattttttgggggtggatttttcatttgtgtgcCGGTccaacttattttttttctttttcttctttatctttTCTGGCTTTAGCCCAAGGATAGTCATGTCACTCATGAAAAGCTCTGGAGAACGGCACATGTGATCCTTTGTGTTATCCTTTCTCTCAAAAGGACTGTTTTCCATTGCAAGACTAgtaaaatttctgcattttgcagTTTCTGATTCCTCAGCTTTTGTTTCATCTGGGTTTTGCAGATTTTCTATCTCTGATTGTTCTACTTTTCTATTACTGGAGTCTTTTACTGTTGTTTTCTCCAGTTCTACTTCCATGTCCTCTGAAACTTCCCCTTCCTCATCTTCCAGTGCTTCcacttttgttttcccagaTTCTTTCACTTTTACTCCTTCTGAAGCAAGGCACATctaaaataagtttaaaaacaGTCCCATGAAACAAACATCAACTGTTAACATTACTTACTTATACTAACAGGAGCATTTAACAGGGAATCTCTCTGGCATTCTAGTTTAGGAAAGCAAACTGTGCTACAGGACAGTACTGAAGAACAGGCTGAAGACATGCTGAAACTGATGCAATGGCATGAGGGCTAAGTGCTAGAATAAGGCTGGTAGGTTCATTGCTGTAATAGAAAAACACTCCCAACTGATCTCAGTGATGTTTCCTTTAAAGCTCTTTATATCATCTGGAAATCCACTGCTAGACAGATTTTCAGAATATCTGAAATGCAACGGAACAGAGTTATCTCTGACTACTGCTACAGACAATCTACTTGGAATCTCACATCCGTTCCCCCTTTAACTTTCAAATGTCCCTAATACAAttcctttctccattttccaAATGGCCTTGAAGGagtaagggaaaaaatgtttactgAATCTCTCTgaggttattttattttacttgaaTGTAAGAAATAATTTGGAAGGTAGTACAAAAAGCCTTCCAAATCTTCTCATGTCACAGacttattttgcaaaaaaacctgcaaagaaGTAGTGGTTGCCATGGTTATCTCCTCCTGGAGATAACACTAATGGAAACCAAAATCCTTATACTATCTGAGGAACATcaatattcagaaaaagaacTGTCAGAAGGTCCACAAACTTCCAtgttcctgcagcactgactTAGGAGATCATCTCTGTTTTGGATCTCCTGTAAGCTATGCAGACACATCTACAGAAGGTAGTCCTTCACGGCACCAACCAACAGCCCTTGGGAAGACATGCTTTGTTCTTACTGTCCTCTCTCAAAGCCCCCAAGCTGAATTCCCAGTGCAGTTTTGTTTTTAGAACAAATGTCAACCAGTCACCTGGAGCAAAACCAGAAGATGAAGGAGGCTTGCTTTGAACCAGACATCAGAAGGTTCCCGCAGCTTAGCCCACAGGCCATGTGGTCAGTATGGATGTACCTCCACGAGACACATGGGTTCTCTTTAGGTCCATTTTAGATTTCTCAAATTGGCAaggcttttcttccttgcaAGCTAAAAAAGTCTCTCATACCAATTTATGTAAGAACATAACACCAACGATTGGGATGTTTTGTAGCAGGTTTCCAAAATTCTTGCCACACAAGGTAGAAATTACTGATCTGGTTCAGGACAAGCTGAGCTGAGCATTGTAAAGCACCAGAGCTTGGCCAACACACAGTATCTATTGGGAAGCAGGTTAGACTAGGCAAAGGAGAACTCCACAACTGTGCTGATGTGAGTTCTTGgtatttctgtgacttttttaCTACACTGCAATGTTAAGCACAGCCTGTGATTTTCAAAAGCTAAAGTTCAATCTTTAAGATGGAGCTTGCTGGACAAAGAATATTTTGTCAATTCAACATACATCGCataggaaatggatttttttccttttatacaTTTGCTTCTTCTGCAGTAGCCAGTAGTACAGAGTTACAGATGTGGTTACAAAAGAAGTGACTCCTGTCTTGTCAGCAAATAAACCTCTAATTAAACAATCTTCAAGACTgagaaagcttaaaaaattgtttagaaacaaaaaaaggcaaaatttcaATGAAGTGCCATTGGTTTTAACTGTTCCCAGTAGGAAGATCTGCTGAGAGTACCATAGCAGAACTTCTATGTAAGTTATTGACCTGTTAGttctcctgaaaaataaaatgggcatgaaaagcaaaaataaatgaaagccGCTCATAACCATTAACATGAATTTGTAATCGCAATGTCGGAATTTTATAACACAGTCATCCAGTCCTCTCAACTATTTGTGTTCCTCAGCTAAGCCCTAAGACCTCAAAGCCTAAACTAAGAAACTGAATCAAGTTCAGTTGCAACCAAGTCCCTTTGCCACCAGGAACTGACAGTACTTCTCAGCTGCACCAGACTCTTAGAAACCTCTATAAATTGATGGCTAATCTGGGGAAATCTTGACTTGTGGCATCTGAGCCATGATAATTTATGGTTCTATAAGAAGTGGTGCAATTATAATTCTATCACTGTTCTGCCTTGCAGACTTTGGCAATCAATAGCTTTAACTTCTCCACCCCACTGCACCTGAGGCAATTAATCACCAGTTTTTTAGTATTACCTCTGCCAGCTGAAATAATGCTGATGTTCCACACTGTTTCGTTAAATCAGGAGGTCCTGAATGGGATGTACTTGAAGAAATCTATAGAgagaaaaatcaacacaaataaaacattctttgaTCACTACCAATTCTTTCATGTTTATGACACAGCTTTTCAACAGATTGTTTCCCCTCTTCCCAAAATTAATTCATAAGATTATATACTAAAATAGAAGTGTAGACCTGTGCATGCTGGTACGAATAAAAACCCACTCCAACACTGCTCTGATGGGCAACACCACTGTACACTAAACGATACTTgcacatttggggtttttcttgtCAGGACTCCCTTTGAGGAACAGGATGAACTGAAACACATGCTCTCTCACACAGGAACAGACTCCAGCAGTTAAACAACAATCTACACCAGCATGCAGCCCAGCTAGTGGTGTTTTTAAAGGCTTAGCAGGACACTGGATtccaaaatttttaattatttcattatca
This genomic interval carries:
- the BBX gene encoding HMG box transcription factor BBX isoform X6 translates to MKGSSRNKDHSTEGEGTGKRPKRKCLQWHPLLAKKLLDFSEEEEEEEEEEDIDKYKDAFMKANPGYKWCPTTNKPVKTQASSVTNRKKLWAIASDSAKDLPSPRKVTKSEEMPQLNFGMADPTQMGGLSMLLLAGEHALTAQEVSSSTCQSDTSNSTEACQKSSLFQFAEISSNTSQPGVLGAVKQTEESALFQFAEISSNTSQLPSPEPVKHCGKSALFQLAEISSSTSHSGPPDLTKQCGTSALFQLAEMCLASEGVKVKESGKTKVEALEDEEGEVSEDMEVELEKTTVKDSSNRKVEQSEIENLQNPDETKAEESETAKCRNFTSLAMENSPFERKDNTKDHMCRSPELFMSDMTILGLKPEKIKKKKKKNKLDRHTNEKSTPKKSCKKRQSSESDIESVMYTIEAVAKGDWGAERLADTPRKKNRPVSNVKGSMLDTKSPKKKVKSKEKKTSKEKPMETTKESKPPDFLSIEASKEVPCEVSDNIKVEPLTPTEEVVPQSLPEQIKTEDSDCVKKIETCGSRKSERSCKGALYKTLVSEGMLTSLRANVDRGKRSSGKGNSSDHEGCWNEEIWAFSPGGTSGNKKLKKTKPKEEFVFGLAKLEEEFAKKFNSLPQYSPITFDRKNSSVSRKKRKIGSGSCELPKSNKGSFQSQKKNLFHKIVSKFKHRKKLNVPDTAILLEDRNSSESAWKNKISISALNTPEPAMMHEPLVGSQKRKARKTKITHLVRTADGRVSPAAGTLEEKPKEPQSTLQKSSSAEGDCSSECSRNTETEENHSITSDMPAVSAFFSLAALAEVAAMENVHRSQRATPLPHDGQPNEMSQAPVLISCADQ